In Aquiflexum balticum DSM 16537, a single genomic region encodes these proteins:
- a CDS encoding energy transducer TonB, with product MEAKKTPKADLTKRTGMFLNLGLLISVGLVLFAFEYKSYDLGPLKDLGSVTDDFEELLDIPITEQPPPPPPPIEQPIIQEIPDEVEIEEKIEVNFDVDVQEETVIKEVVIADAPVVEKADEIFDVVENAPEFPGGMSAWNAYLSKNLKYPTQARRMGVEGTVYVVFVVNTDGSIQDVEILRGIGGGCDEEALRVVSGAPKWTPGKQRGRPVRVRMRLPIRFKLG from the coding sequence ATGGAAGCTAAAAAGACGCCAAAAGCGGATTTAACCAAGAGAACAGGAATGTTTTTGAATCTTGGTTTGCTCATTAGCGTCGGATTGGTCCTATTTGCTTTCGAATATAAGTCCTATGATTTGGGACCTTTGAAAGATCTTGGGAGTGTAACCGACGATTTTGAGGAACTGTTGGACATTCCGATTACAGAACAACCACCACCACCACCGCCTCCAATTGAACAGCCGATTATTCAGGAAATACCTGATGAGGTTGAAATCGAAGAGAAAATTGAAGTAAACTTCGATGTTGATGTTCAAGAAGAAACTGTCATCAAAGAAGTTGTTATAGCCGATGCTCCTGTGGTAGAAAAGGCAGATGAAATATTTGATGTAGTGGAGAATGCACCGGAATTCCCAGGGGGAATGTCAGCGTGGAATGCCTACTTAAGTAAAAATCTCAAGTACCCTACTCAAGCTAGACGTATGGGTGTAGAAGGTACGGTTTATGTTGTATTCGTTGTTAATACTGATGGATCAATACAAGACGTAGAAATTCTTAGGGGTATTGGAGGAGGCTGTGATGAAGAAGCTCTAAGAGTGGTAAGCGGTGCTCCGAAATGGACTCCAGGTAAGCAAAGAGGTAGACCTGTAAGGGTTAGAATGAGACTTCCAATAAGATTTAAACTTGGATAA
- a CDS encoding biopolymer transporter Tol yields MKNKIIFLGLSVLFLTLPLFSLAQFSAERFGKNRLQHKNIEWYFYSSNNFEIYYNGGGAANARMAIDFLESEFDRLTQMIGYVAYTKPKIFIYNSQQEILESNLDLNKDNFTTDGQTFFSRLIGEVAFSGSWEDFKKELIYTTSKVIIEEMLYGSTIADAFQSNIINSFPEWYIEGAAMYLAYGWSMEMDDFARHYFKENKTIKLHKLKNREAGLVGQSVWNFIVERYGRRYISSILNLSRINRNEENSIANTIGLNYKSFQEQWRQFYINTNEQVFNTFKDINATNEIASTSTSYLGKINDIKFSPDAKNLAYVVNSGGRFKVQVRELATGRERTIFSGGAVSSDQPANLSSPIIAWRDTLNLAIATYKRGITTLRSRAIDGSAQDKIFLRNITQILSLDFNSTGKNMILSAISNGKSDIYSLNVRGVGKRITNDVFDNLFPVFLNDSTVIFSSNKTELPDSLLTKTPDVKNLPDYFNLYQIDLADSINIKKLTNLNNKNIRPSVLNSNNILFLSDQSGIMNLMRLTVSNSIVSQMSAFNKSLEAFDYSSRSNRVAYSYRDGNKSKLVLETFSNVDQFTPSTPRIQLSQAKLLSERISSRRTENQAVKTEPQSEIVRRPVQTQAKRDTTLNFRLEDLLLGTPPAQVPPPNQSITSSQDTIPPPKSLTGSINTERLRFERKGGIDTDNYTFDTIPRSIVPESRPTQARESGRSNLLENFRKQSLQRRVTGPQRMSPQFITNSLNTDFVIDPLRGFGIGLSGKITDILDDHNFKGGIMVPLDLRSGSDVFFEYEYLKQRIDFRLRYDRMALQIPPNDEVLRRRYVLNKVEFGFSYPFSVHSRVTISPLIAKTQYFNVNPDSIIRGQIPEQNRLDVNYVGGRFEYVFDNTRTIGLYMEKGFKAKAGVIHYQGLNLGERSFTNLYMDLRNYLSIHKNIILASRVFMGSFIGNNPQNYIVGGMDNWLFNQFYVPPTNRPEESPVRNPDGVENSNILFAEFVDLRGYLLDEIRGRNVMTFSTELRIPLFSYLSRGNITSNFVKNFQLVAFYDIGSAWDTSAPWERINDQNTEVISTPGSPFRITINNFNNPWLQSFGGGLRTVLLNNYVKFDVAKPIRNYQGDELKFYVTLGHNF; encoded by the coding sequence ATGAAAAATAAGATTATTTTCTTAGGCTTATCTGTCCTCTTTTTAACCTTGCCTTTGTTTTCTTTGGCGCAGTTTAGCGCTGAAAGATTCGGTAAGAACAGGTTACAACATAAAAATATTGAATGGTATTTTTATAGCTCCAATAATTTTGAGATCTATTACAATGGAGGTGGGGCTGCCAATGCAAGAATGGCAATAGATTTTTTGGAATCAGAGTTTGATAGGTTGACCCAAATGATCGGTTATGTAGCCTACACCAAGCCAAAAATTTTTATTTATAATTCTCAGCAGGAGATTCTGGAAAGTAATTTAGATCTGAATAAAGATAATTTCACGACCGATGGACAAACTTTTTTCAGTAGGTTGATCGGAGAAGTAGCTTTTTCAGGTTCCTGGGAGGATTTCAAAAAAGAATTGATTTATACTACTTCAAAGGTCATCATAGAAGAGATGCTTTATGGTTCTACCATTGCGGATGCTTTTCAATCAAATATCATCAACAGTTTTCCTGAATGGTATATTGAAGGTGCGGCGATGTACCTTGCTTATGGATGGAGTATGGAAATGGATGATTTTGCCAGACATTATTTTAAGGAAAACAAAACCATTAAACTCCATAAATTAAAAAACAGGGAAGCCGGGTTGGTCGGTCAGTCGGTCTGGAACTTTATTGTGGAAAGGTATGGAAGAAGATATATTTCAAGTATCCTCAATCTCAGTAGGATCAACAGAAATGAAGAAAACAGCATTGCCAATACTATTGGACTGAACTATAAATCTTTCCAAGAGCAGTGGAGGCAATTTTATATCAATACGAATGAACAGGTTTTTAATACTTTTAAGGATATTAATGCTACCAATGAAATAGCATCTACTTCGACATCTTACCTGGGAAAAATCAATGATATCAAATTTAGCCCTGATGCAAAGAATCTGGCTTATGTCGTCAATAGTGGAGGTAGATTCAAAGTTCAGGTCAGGGAATTGGCAACCGGCAGGGAAAGGACGATATTCTCAGGAGGAGCAGTTTCATCTGATCAACCAGCAAATTTATCTTCTCCCATTATTGCTTGGAGAGATACTTTGAATCTGGCGATTGCCACATATAAGCGGGGGATAACTACACTGAGAAGCAGGGCGATTGATGGGTCTGCTCAGGATAAAATATTTTTGAGAAATATTACGCAGATTTTAAGTCTTGATTTTAATTCGACAGGTAAAAACATGATTTTATCAGCGATATCCAACGGAAAATCAGACATCTATTCATTGAATGTAAGAGGGGTAGGGAAAAGAATTACCAATGATGTTTTTGATAATTTATTTCCGGTCTTTTTAAATGATTCTACAGTTATTTTTTCATCCAATAAAACTGAATTACCGGATTCACTGCTTACAAAAACCCCTGATGTGAAAAATTTGCCTGATTATTTCAATTTGTACCAAATTGATCTTGCTGATTCCATTAACATTAAAAAGCTGACAAACCTCAATAATAAGAATATCAGACCCAGTGTCCTGAACAGTAATAATATATTGTTTTTGAGTGATCAGAGTGGAATTATGAACCTTATGCGTTTGACAGTTTCCAATAGTATTGTCAGTCAGATGTCAGCGTTCAATAAAAGTCTTGAAGCATTTGATTATTCTTCGAGGAGTAATAGAGTAGCTTATTCTTACAGGGATGGGAATAAGAGTAAATTGGTATTGGAGACCTTTTCCAATGTAGACCAATTTACTCCCAGTACCCCAAGAATCCAGCTTTCTCAGGCAAAATTATTATCTGAAAGAATTTCAAGTAGAAGAACAGAAAATCAGGCAGTTAAAACAGAACCACAGTCGGAAATAGTAAGAAGACCCGTTCAAACGCAGGCAAAGAGAGATACGACTTTGAATTTTAGGTTGGAAGATTTATTGCTCGGGACACCTCCGGCACAGGTTCCACCCCCAAATCAATCAATAACTTCCTCTCAAGATACTATTCCTCCCCCCAAAAGTCTTACAGGGAGTATTAACACTGAAAGGCTGAGGTTTGAAAGGAAAGGAGGAATAGATACTGATAATTATACTTTCGATACCATTCCAAGGTCTATTGTTCCTGAATCAAGACCTACCCAAGCAAGGGAAAGTGGCAGAAGCAATCTTTTGGAGAATTTTAGAAAACAGAGTTTGCAAAGGCGTGTAACCGGTCCTCAAAGAATGTCCCCGCAATTCATTACCAATAGTCTGAATACAGATTTTGTGATTGATCCGCTCAGGGGTTTTGGAATTGGACTTTCAGGCAAAATCACAGACATTTTAGATGATCATAATTTTAAAGGTGGAATAATGGTTCCGCTTGATTTACGTTCTGGAAGTGATGTGTTTTTTGAGTATGAATATCTAAAACAAAGAATTGACTTTAGGCTTAGGTACGACAGAATGGCACTTCAGATTCCACCTAATGATGAGGTTTTGCGTAGACGGTATGTATTGAACAAAGTTGAATTTGGCTTCTCTTATCCTTTCAGTGTACATTCCAGAGTGACAATTTCACCACTAATAGCCAAAACACAATATTTCAATGTAAATCCTGATTCAATCATAAGAGGCCAGATTCCTGAACAAAACAGGCTAGATGTCAATTATGTGGGTGGAAGGTTTGAATATGTCTTTGACAATACCCGCACCATAGGTTTATACATGGAAAAAGGATTCAAAGCAAAAGCAGGAGTGATCCACTACCAGGGTTTGAATTTGGGAGAAAGATCATTTACAAACCTTTACATGGATTTAAGGAACTACCTAAGCATTCACAAGAATATAATTCTGGCTTCCAGAGTTTTCATGGGTTCTTTTATTGGCAACAATCCACAGAACTATATAGTGGGCGGGATGGACAATTGGCTCTTCAATCAGTTTTATGTTCCGCCGACAAATCGCCCTGAAGAATCCCCAGTCAGAAATCCGGATGGTGTAGAAAATTCAAATATTCTTTTTGCAGAATTTGTTGATCTCCGAGGATATCTTTTGGATGAGATTAGAGGTAGAAATGTGATGACCTTTTCCACAGAGTTACGTATTCCGTTGTTTTCTTATCTTTCCAGAGGTAATATCACCTCAAACTTCGTGAAGAATTTTCAATTGGTTGCCTTCTATGATATAGGTTCTGCCTGGGATACATCTGCTCCTTGGGAAAGAATCAATGACCAAAATACGGAAGTAATCAGTACCCCCGGGTCTCCGTTTAGGATCACCATCAATAACTTCAACAATCCATGGCTACAAAGTTTTGGTGGAGGTTTAAGAACTGTCTTGCTGAACAATTATGTTAAGTTTGACGTCGCAAAACCTATCCGAAATTATCAAGGAGACGAATTGAAATTTTATGTTACCTTAGGTCATAATTTCTAA
- a CDS encoding VanZ family protein: protein MKLKRLIPALFWLIIVSLLLWTPGNTLKNFPVFSVRDKLGHFILFATLSFLWLRIGSINSERLINMKYFITNLLVFVLIFPILAEYLQLFVPNRTFDYYDIVANLVGGIFGFMTFFILYKAGSKLV from the coding sequence TTGAAGTTAAAAAGGTTAATTCCGGCGCTATTTTGGCTGATAATTGTATCATTGCTACTGTGGACACCTGGAAATACCCTTAAGAATTTCCCGGTTTTTTCAGTTAGGGATAAATTGGGCCATTTCATACTCTTTGCTACACTTTCCTTTCTTTGGCTAAGAATAGGATCAATAAATTCAGAGAGGCTAATCAACATGAAATATTTTATTACTAATTTATTAGTATTTGTTTTAATATTTCCTATATTAGCAGAGTACTTGCAATTATTCGTACCAAATCGAACTTTTGATTACTACGATATCGTTGCAAACTTAGTAGGAGGAATATTCGGATTCATGACTTTTTTTATTTTATACAAGGCAGGAAGTAAACTTGTATAA
- a CDS encoding YicC/YloC family endoribonuclease, protein MIKSMTGFGLATFEDDNLNLVVEVKTLNSKFLDLSIRAPKQFSDKELDIRNIVSSILDRGKVNLSIEYSSKKVQELPVGINEDLFLDYFKKYQSLMNRAGTESGDIFKLALQSPNVITNLSEKNSDVEEWEVLKETIIKALKKCDSFRKDEGIVLEGKFLDNLSVIVSGLEEIKKVDPVRKNRIRDRIRNNFNDWLEENSFDKNRFEQELIYYFEKIDITEEIVRLETHLDYFKKNLLEDNNQGKKLGFISQEIGREINTIGSKANDAQIQKHVVIMKDELEKIKEQSLNIL, encoded by the coding sequence ATGATTAAATCAATGACAGGCTTTGGCCTGGCCACTTTTGAGGATGATAATTTAAACTTAGTCGTTGAAGTTAAAACCCTGAACTCAAAATTTTTGGATCTTTCCATAAGAGCCCCAAAACAATTTTCGGACAAAGAACTTGATATCAGGAATATTGTCAGCAGTATTTTGGATAGGGGCAAAGTAAATCTGAGTATTGAATATAGCAGTAAGAAAGTTCAGGAGTTACCCGTAGGGATCAATGAAGATTTATTTCTTGATTATTTCAAAAAATATCAATCTTTAATGAACAGGGCGGGTACTGAAAGTGGAGATATTTTTAAACTCGCCCTCCAATCTCCAAATGTTATCACCAATCTAAGTGAAAAAAACTCGGATGTTGAAGAATGGGAGGTTTTAAAAGAAACCATTATAAAAGCGTTAAAAAAATGTGATTCGTTCAGAAAAGATGAGGGGATTGTCCTAGAAGGAAAATTTCTTGATAATCTATCAGTGATTGTGTCAGGTCTAGAGGAGATAAAAAAGGTGGATCCAGTTCGCAAAAACAGAATTAGGGACAGGATTAGAAACAATTTCAATGATTGGTTGGAAGAAAACAGTTTTGATAAAAATAGATTTGAACAGGAATTGATCTACTATTTCGAAAAAATTGATATCACAGAGGAGATAGTCCGACTGGAGACTCACCTTGATTATTTCAAAAAAAATCTTTTGGAAGATAATAATCAAGGCAAGAAGTTGGGTTTTATTAGTCAGGAAATCGGTCGTGAGATCAATACCATAGGTTCTAAGGCTAACGATGCACAGATTCAAAAGCATGTGGTCATCATGAAAGACGAGCTGGAAAAAATCAAAGAACAGTCGTTGAATATTTTGTAG
- the gcvH gene encoding glycine cleavage system protein GcvH → MNFPEELKYTKDHEWVRIEDGIAVIGITEFAQRELGDIVYVEVETIGETIATGEVFGTVEAVKTVSDLFMPIDGEIIEFNEELESSPELVNESPYDQGWMIKVKITGDISNSDLLSPEEYSELVGN, encoded by the coding sequence ATGAATTTTCCAGAAGAACTCAAATACACAAAAGATCACGAATGGGTAAGAATTGAAGATGGAATCGCAGTAATAGGAATCACAGAATTTGCCCAAAGAGAACTAGGTGATATTGTATATGTAGAAGTTGAAACTATTGGTGAAACAATTGCAACCGGAGAAGTCTTCGGAACAGTTGAAGCAGTCAAAACAGTTTCCGATCTTTTTATGCCTATTGATGGTGAAATCATCGAATTTAACGAAGAATTGGAATCTTCTCCGGAATTGGTAAATGAGTCCCCCTATGATCAGGGCTGGATGATCAAAGTCAAAATCACAGGTGATATCTCAAACAGTGACTTGCTTTCTCCTGAAGAATATTCAGAACTGGTAGGAAACTAA